In Pyrus communis chromosome 1, drPyrComm1.1, whole genome shotgun sequence, the following are encoded in one genomic region:
- the LOC137743395 gene encoding probable E3 ubiquitin-protein ligase RHY1A yields the protein MAGMLPGVESARRRRVRQSGEPLCVGGIHGSTRRSCFCLYASNHESHHTSTSPLQRSILNQAYIDEKLGVEAREAKGRLDERLRTQRKSQLKRHNNSNNKGLKSVDGGGRSSVVLGELQIEVYGATKSSSSTSGSKKFSWSKLSWKSSDQDECAVCLERFSPGETLVNLPCAHRFHSGCMVPWLHSNAHCPCCRMEISS from the exons ATGGCTGGAATGCTTCCTGGTGTGGAAAGCGCTCGGAGGAGACGAGTCCGTCAGAGCGGAGAGCCACTGTGTGTCGGCGGCATCCATGGCAGCACCAGGCGCTCTTGTTTCTGTTTGTATGCTAGCAACCATGAATCTCACCACACCTCCACTTCTCCACTG CAACGAAGCATACTGAACCAAGCATACATCGATGAGAAGCTGGGAGTGGAAGCCAGAGAAGCAAAGGGGAGATTAGATGAAAGACTGAGAACACAAAGAAAATCACAACTCAAAAG GCACAATAATAGTAACAACAAAGGACTGAAAAGTGTGGATGGAGGAGGAAGATCATCTGTGGTGCTCGGAGAGTTGCAGATAGAAGTGTATGGAGCTACAAAGAGTAGCAGTAGCACAAGTGGATCAAAGAAGTTCAGCTGGTCAAAGTTGTCCTGGAAATCATCAGACCAGGATGAGTGTGCAGTCTGCCTGGAAAGGTTCAGTCCAGGTGAGACCCTGGTGAACCTGCCCTGCGCCCATAGGTTCCACTCTGGTTGCATGGTTCCATGGCTTCACAGCAATGCTCATTGCCCATGTTGCAGAATGGAGATTAGCTCCTAG
- the LOC137711632 gene encoding uncharacterized protein, with protein sequence MVYSYAPTYYSTLHDSMTSLCKSILPLGFKKRRLPAAEQKLSKLQSDNLKWQQDSFHQMMNLMGLHKEGILAETEVSAFRLHLLETLVASPVVEHEQPVILRDKLLFLQELLYAKCISEDEYHSSKRPLLQRLAAQGAEVEAKDVIASGSLPAKNLRENADQEQWSEIDLKDEKCLLTKDKGSSNSKNKLKHSSAVKQIKGAASVLGFVSPFKQGKNRGEKSIFDLPDSSKFSSTSSSKHEAGDQSSILMPESLPQVPMKESGSADRTRRKPFRNLFQREQREGQEDHGHENEQTPSKSAKKQWGFDGFKKWKRSDSEENETTPLPLNERSDSEVHLKLVPSPMGEGPDTKLIKRKLLSDGSPSDFFIDKVVGEKIKKELSRIQTELCASNPNLRFTNEQIEAISTRLPVDKADLKKFFPKSWCDRYGDVVLDVVRKEFKEHVGEMESLRNAAREKHGIHSARWVTFQDDEENCHPNLFAPPHDNNHNYTSKFHETNPFCDDHLYTTPRKLRSKPEAYTQEQNQNQNPFWIPGHGY encoded by the exons ATGGTGTATTCGTACGCGCCCACATACTACTCCACTCTCCACGACTCGATGACCTCCCTGTGCAAGTCCATTCTTCCCTTAGGCTTCAAGAAGCGGCGGTTGCCAGCGGCGGAGCAGAAGCTTTCGAAGCTGCAGTCGGATAACCTCAAGTGGCAGCAGGACTCTTTCCACCAGATGATGAACTTGATGGGTCTACACAAAGAAGGGATCTTGGCTGAGACCGAGGTCTCCGCTTTCCGATTGCATTTGCTCGAAACCCTCGTCGCCTCTCCAGTGGTGGAGCACGAACAGCCGGTTATTCTGAGGGACAAGTTGCTGTTCTTGCAG GAGCTCTTGTATGCGAAATGTATATCGGAAGACGAATACCATTCTTCGAAGAGGCCGTTGCTGCAGCGATTAGCAGCTCAGGGAGCTGAGGTCGAGGCTAAAGATGTAATCGCTTCAGGATCGCTGCCAGCGAAGAACCTGAGAGAGAATGCAGATCAAGAGCAGTGGTCTGAAATTGACTTGAAGGACGAGAAATGCTTGCTAACGAAAGACAAAGGGAGTTCAAATTCGAAGAACAAATTGAAGCACAGCTCGGCAGTGAAGCAAATCAAAGGGGCAGCTTCGGTGTTGGGATTTGTATCACCTTTCAAACAAGGGAAAAACAGGGGAGAAAAGAGCATATTCGATCTGCCCGACTCGTCCAAATTTTCTTCAACCAGCTCTTCTAAGCATGAAGCAGGAGATCAATCGTCGATTCTCATGCCAGAAAGCTTGCCACAGGTTCCGATGAAAGAGAGTGGGAGTGCAGATCGAACGAGGAGGAAGCCGTTTAGGAATCTGTTTCAGAGAGAACAGAGAGAGGGACAGGAGGATCATGGCCACGAAAATGAACAAACACCTTCGAAATCAGCGAAAAAGCAATGGGGTTTTGATGGATTCAAGAAGTGGAAGAGGAGTGACTCGGAAGAGAATGAGACAACTCCGTTGCCGCTAAACGAAAGATCAGATAGTGAGGTTCACCTGAAGCTTGTCCCAAGCCCCATGGGTGAAGGGCCAGACACTAAGCTCATAAAAAGGAAGCTGCTCTCGGATGGTTCTCCTTCTGATTTCTTCATTGACAAG GTTGTAGGGGAGAAGATAAAGAAGGAACTGTCAAGAATTCAGACAGAGCTTTGCGCTTCAAATCCAAATCTTCGATTCAC GAATGAACAAATTGAAGCGATTTCGACAAGGCTTCCGGTGGACAAGGCTGACCTGAAGAAGTTCTTTCCCAA GTCGTGGTGTGATCGGTATGGAGACGTTGTTCTGGACGTGGTGAGGAAAGAATTCAAGGAGCATGTTGGGGAGATGGAGAGCTTGAGAAATGCAGCAAGAGAGAAACACGGTATCCACTCAGCGCGATGGGTTACATTCCAAGATGACGAGGAGAATTGTCACCCAAATCTGTTTGCTCCGCCGCATGACAACAACCACAATTACACCTCAAAGTTCCATGAAACCAATCCATTCTGTGATGATCACCTTTACACCACCCCTAGGAAGCTGAGATCGAAACCGGAAGCTTACACACAAGAGCAGAATCAGAATCAGAATCCCTTTTGGATCCCGGGGCATGGCTACTGA
- the LOC137742627 gene encoding uncharacterized protein, translating to MGSSSSRLGSRPSRPQVNRTASRSILSSFVCGGSSARATQEMEDHAAVCLVKCAEQSDRDINQVQNSGEGTLLVSSTGSPFTCPIIEIGSSSERIVEEGLSSVDTSNQGKCLSKSKELIPLQVSAECSYDQSCMDNSPTASTSFRQQQSSETVSLNRSANVDAVNGIDISADKNVSQTCPEVMCPSSSSPQGMRNSRSQEVSVENHVADVRGVQSSNADTDSANVSEIPSSFDSRGNDSLREAIPSGLGFLVSNREQGQEDGSVLHVDVMSISSNFLRSSNADASNREARRNGRRLFWDAFSRRSSRRFIDSPTILFSTDDTEDMGSHDRWLLGLSGDLFDDGIGADSGHRASRIPYLNERRRHSRSEVWERLRVGLDDNGQRNTSCPTGIHPRGMCSCGSFSTTEESSTRASISRIVMLAEALFEVLDEIHRQPLSLSLSMVSAPAPASVVDGFPLKSHTKVDKSKSGDDAEQCYICLAEYEEGDKIRVLPCHHEYHMSCVDKWLKEIHGVCPLCRGDVREGFTDCSVSNSEISSL from the exons atggGTTCGAGCAGCAGTCGACTGGGCTCGCGCCCATCTCGGCCCCAAGTCAATCGCACCGCCAGTCGTTCCATACTCTCCTCTTTCGTCTGCGGTGGCTCCTCCGCACGTGCTACTCAAGAg ATGGAAGATCACGCAGCTGTGTGTCTTGTGAAATGTGCAGAGCAATCTGATCGTGATATCAATCAAGTCCAGAACTCCGGAGAGGGAACCTTGTTGGTCTCCAGTACTGGATCACCGTTCACCTGCCCCATTATTGAAATTGGATCATCATCTGAGCGCATTGTTGAAGAAGGTTTAAGCAGTGTTGACACAAGTAACCAGGGGAAGTGCTTGTCCAAAAGTAAAGAACTAATACCTCTTCAGGTAAGTGCTGAATGTAGTTACGACCAATCTTGTATGGATAATAGTCCTACAGCTAGTACTTCGTTTAGACAACAACAATCTTCAGAAACAGTCTCTTTGAATCGCTCGGCTAATGTGGATGCAGTCAATGGCATTGACATTTCAGCAGACAAGAATGTATCTCAGACCTGTCCCGAGGTTATGTGTCCAAGTAGTTCGTCTCCACAAGGGATGCGGAATTCCCGTTCTCAGGAAGTGTCTGTTGAGAATCATGTGGCTGACGTAAGGGGTGTGCAAAGTTCAAATGCTGATACTGATTCTGCTAATGTTTCTGAAATTCCATCATCTTTTGACTCACGTGGAAATGATTCTCTACGGGAGGCAATACCTTCTGGTTTGGGATTCCTTGTGTCCAATAGGGAACAAGGCCAGGAAGATGGAAGTGTACTTCATGTTGACGTTATGAGCATTTCTTCCAACTTTTTGAGGAGTAGCAATGCTGATGCAAGTAATCGTGAGGCTAGAAGGAATGGCAGGCGACTGTTCTGGGATGCATTTTCAAGGCGCAGCTCCAGGAGATTCATTGATTCACCAACCATTCTTTTCTCTACTGATGATACTGAGGATATGGGATCTCATGACAGATGGCTACTTGGTTTGAGTGGTGATTTATTTGATGATGGGATTGGAGCTGATTCTGGTCACCGGGCCAGTAGAATTCCCTACTTGAATGAACGACGACGACATTCTAGATCTGAG GTCTGGGAAAGACTTCGTGTTGGCCTTGATGATAATGGCCAGCGTAATACCTCTTGTCCCACAGGAATCCACCCTCGTGGCATGTGTTCATGTGGCTCATTCTCGACGACCGAAGAGTCTAGTACTCGGGCAAGTATATCAAGAATTGTCATGCTCGCTGAAGCTCTATTTGAG gttttggatgaaattcaCCGCCAACCTTTGTCACTTTCACTATCGATGGTCTCGGCTCCTGCCCCAGCATCTGTTGTTGATGGTTTTCCTCTTAAAAGTCACACAAAGGTTGACAAATCAAAGTCCGGGGATGATGCTGAGCA GTGTTACATATGCCTCGCTGAGTATGAGGAAGGAGACAAAATTCGAGTTCTTCCCTGCCATCACGAGTATCACATGTCCTGCGTTGACAAGTGGCTCAAAGAGATACACGG GGTTTGCCCACTTTGCCGAGGAGATGTTCGTGAGGGTTTCACCGACTGTTCTGTCTCTAACTCAGAGATATCTTCTCTTTGA
- the LOC137740321 gene encoding uncharacterized protein gives MEGEAAEVREDQAAALEDQEAEAALEDQEAALEDQAAALEDQEAALEDKAAALEDKAAALEDKAADLEDQAAVLEDKAADLEDQAEVLEDKAADLEDQAAALEDKGITVQEAVLEDQEVVLAVPAAVREDQGITADTGVEVDQVEVEVEVEVDQVEVEVDQVVAD, from the coding sequence ATGGAGGGCGAGGCGGCGGAGGTTCGGGAGGACCAGGCGGCGGCATTGGAGGACCAGGAGGCGGAGGCGGCTTTGGAGGACCAGGAGGCGGCTTTGGAGGACCAGGCGGCGGCTTTGGAGGACCAGGAGGCGGCTTTGGAGGACAAGGCGGCGGCTTTGGAGGACAAGGCGGCGGCTTTGGAGGACAAGGCGGCGGATTTGGAGGACCAGGCGGCGGTTTTGGAGGACAAGGCGGCGGATTTGGAGGACCAGGCGGAGGTTTTGGAGGACAAGGCGGCGGATTTGGAGGACCAGGCGGCGGCTTTGGAGGACAAGGGCATCACGGTCCAGGAGGCGGTTTTGGAGGACCAGGAGGTGGTTTTGGCGGTCCCGGCGGCGGTCCGGGAGGACCAGGGCATCACGGCGGACACGGGGGTGGAGGTGGAccaggtggaggtggaggtggaggtggaggtggaccaggtggaggtggaggtggaccAGGTGGTCGCTGACTGA
- the LOC137742589 gene encoding 110 kDa U5 small nuclear ribonucleoprotein component CLO has translation MDDSLYDEFGNYIGPEIESDQESDREDEDEDEELPDRQEDGAASDGDDAAAGPNGWLTAANDVDMDNQVVLAEDKKYYPTAEEVYGEDVETLVMDEDAQPLEQPIIKPVRNVKFEVGVKDSSTYVSNQFLLGLMSNPSLVRNVALVGHLQHGKTVFMDMLVEQTHHMSTFDSNSEKHMRYTDTRIDEQERRISIKAVPMSLVLEDSRSKSYLCNIMDTPGHVNFSDEMTAALRLADGAVLIVDAAEGMMVNTERAIRHAIQERLPIVVVINKVDRLITELKLPPRDAYFKIRHTLDVINTHITAASSTAGNVQTIDPVAGNVCFASATAGWSFTLQSFAKLYLKLHGADNTEVDKFASRLWGDMYYHPDDRSFRRKPPASGGERSFVQFVLEPLYKIYSQVIGEHKKSVEGTLAEFGVTLSNAAYKLNVRPLLRLACSSVFGYASGFTDMLVQHIPSPKGAATRKVDHIYTGPKDSSIYKAMKDCDPDGPLMVNVTKLYPKSDCSVFDAFGRVYSGKIQTGQTVRVLGEGYSPEDEEDMTVKEVTKLWLYQARDRIPIAEAPPGSWVLIEGVDASIMKTATICNEYYDEDVYIFRPLQFNTLPVVKTATEPLNPSELPKMVEGLRKISKSYPLAITKVEESGEHTILGTGELYLDSIMKDLRELYSEVEVKVADPVVSFCETVVESSSMKCFAETPNKKNKITMIAEPLERGLAEDIENGVVSIDWSRKDIGNFFQTRYEWDVLAARSIWAFGPDKQGPNILLDDTLSTEVDKSLLNAVKDSIVQGFQWGAREGPLCDEPIRNVKFKIVDARIAQEPLHRGSGQIIPTSRRVAYSSFLMATPRLMEPVYYVEIQTPIDCISAIYTVLSRRRGHVTADVPQPGTPAYIVKAFLPVIESFGFETDLRYHTQGQAFCLSVFDHWAIVPGDPLDKSIVLRPLEPAPIQHLAREFMVKTRRRKGMSEDVSINKFFDEAMMVELAQQAADLHLQMI, from the exons ATGGATGACAGTCTGTACGATGAGTTCGGGAACTACATAGGCCCAGAAATTGAGTCTGAtcaagagagtgatagagaggatgaggatgaggatgaggagCTACCCGATAGGCAAGAGGATGGGGCTGCATCGGACGGTGATGATGCAGCTGCTGGTCCCAATGGGTGGCTGACTGCCGCCAATGATGTCGACATGGATAACCAGGTTGTCCTTGCTGAGGACAAAAAGTATTATCCAACCGCTGAAGAGGTCTACGGTGAAGATGTTGAGACATTGGTTATGGATGAAGATGCACAGCCTCTGGAACAACCCATTATTAAGCCTGTTAGGAATGTCAAGTTTGAGGTTGGTGTCAAGGATTCTTCCACCTACGTGTCAAATCAGTTCCTTTTGGGACTCATGTCGAACCCGTCTCTGGTTCGGAACGTTGCACTTGTTGGGCATTTGCAGCATGGGAAGACGGTGTTCATGGATATGTTGGTAGAGCAGACTCACCATATGTCCACTTTTGATTCAAATAGCGAGAAGCACATGAGGTACACTGATACAAGGATTGATGAGCAAGAGAGGAGGATATCCATTAAAGCCGTTCCTATGTCCCTAGTACTCGAGGATAGCAGGTCTAAATCGTATTTGTGCAACATCATGGATACGCCTGGTCATGTCAATTTCTCTGATGAAATGACTGCAGCTCTCAGGCTTGCTGACGGTGCTGTCTTGATTGTGGACGCTGCAGAAGGAATGATG GTAAATACCGAGAGGGCTATACGCCATGCAATCCAAGAGCGACTACCAATTGTGGTTGTAATCAACAAG GTTGACAGATTGATAACAGAACTCAAATTGCCCCCAAGAGATGCATACTTCAAGATAAGGCATACTTTGGACGTCATTAATACCCACATAACTGCGGCCTCGTCAACTGCTGGCAATGTACAAACTATTGACCCTGTTGCAGGAAATGTTTGCTTTGCAAGTGCTACTGCAGGATGGTCATTCACGTTGCAATCGTTTGCAAAGCTATATCTTAAACTCCATGGGGCTGATAATACGGAGGTAGATAAGTTTGCTTCTCGTCTCTGGGGAGATATGTACTATCATCCGGATGACAGGAGTTTCAGGAGAAAACCCCCTGCCAGTGGAGGAGAAAGGTCATTTGTCCAGTTTGTGCTTGAACCCCTGTATAAAATATATAGCCAGGTCATTGGAGAACATAAAAAGAGTGTGGAGGGAACTCTTGCCGAATTTGGTGTCACGCTCAGCAATGCAGCTTACAAGTTGAATGTTAGACCTCTGCTGAGGTTGGCTTGTAGCTCAGTCTTTGGATATGCCTCAGGCTTTACTGATATGCTGGTTCAACATATTCCTTCCCCTAAAGGTGCCGCAACTAGGAAAGTAGACCATATATATACTGGACCAAAAGACTCTTCGATTTACAAGGCCATGAAAGATTGTGATCCTGATGGTCCTTTGATGGTCAATGTGACAAAATTGTATCCCAAGTCCGACTGTAGTGTGTTTGATGCATTTGGTAGGGTTTATAGTGGCAAGATTCAGACAGGGCAGACTGTACGGGTATTGGGAGAAGGTTATTCACCAGAGGATGAGGAGGACATGACAGTCAAAGAGGTGACAAAGTTATGGCTTTATCAAGCTCGAGACAGGATACCAATAGCCGAGGCTCCTCCTGGTTCTTGGGTTCTTATTGAAGGTGTGGATGCTTCTATTATGAAAACTGCCACCATCTGTAATGAATATTATGACGAGGATGTGTACATCTTCCGTCCTCTTCAGTTCAATACTCTGCCAGTTGTGAAAACAGCAACCGAGCCACTAAATCCAAGTGAGCTGCCAAAGATGGTGGAGGGACTGAGAAAGATAAGCAAGAGTTATCCTCTTGCAATCACTAAAGTTGAGGAGTCGGGGGAGCACACGATATTAGGGACAGGAGAACTCTACTTGGATTCAATAATGAAGGACCTAAGAGAGCTTTATTCGGAAGTAGAAGTCAAG GTTGCGGATCCCGTTGTTTCGTTCTGTGAAACAGTGGTAGAGTCTTCATCAATGAAATGTTTTGCTGAAACACCcaataagaagaataaaataactATG ATTGCAGAGCCATTGGAGAGAGGACTTGCTGAGGACATTGAGAATGGTGTTGTAAGCATTGATTGGTCTCGGAAGGATATAGGCAATTTTTTCCAGACTAGATATGAGTGGGATGTTCTTGCTGCACGGTCCATATGGGCATTTGGCCCTGATAAGCAG GGACCTAACATTCTATTAGATGACACACTTTCCACTGAAGTTGACAAAAGCTTGCTAAATGCTGTGAAGGATTCGATTGTTCAAGG GTTTCAGTGGGGTGCTCGAGAAGGACCCCTTTGTGATGAACCAATCAGAAATGTAAAGTTCAAAATTGTGGATGCAAGGATTGCCCAAGAGCCATTACATCGTGGATCTGGCCAGATCATTCCCACATCTCGACGTGTGGCCTATTCATCTTTCCTGATGGCAACACCACGGCTTATGGAGCCAGTATATTATGTGGAG ATACAAACACCCATAGACTGTATTTCTGCAATCTACACTGTTCTATCTCGCAGGCGTGGACATGTTACAGCTGATGTTCCTCAACCTGGGACCCCTGCTTATATCGTCAAG GCGTTCTTACCAGTGATTGAATCTTTTGGCTTTGAAACTGACTTGAGGTACCATACCCAAGGACAGGCTTTCTGCCTCTCAGTGTTCGATCACTGGGCTATAGTTCCTGGGGATCCACTTGATAAAAGCATCGTTCTGCGACCCCTTGAACCTGCCCCGATTCAGCATCTGGCCCGTGAGTTTATGGTCAAGACAAGACGTAGAAAG GGAATGAGCGAGGATGTGAGCATCAACAAATTCTTCGACGAGGCTATGATGGTGGAGCTGGCTCAGCAGGCAGCTGATCTTCATCTCCAAATGATATGA
- the LOC137710446 gene encoding putative glycerol-3-phosphate transporter 5 produces the protein MQSKTLTLAPALNFFPNLKPPHKTLAFHQISVLIITFLAYASFHASRKPPSIVKSVLGPAFQANSSSVDTGWAPFDGPRGTHRLGELDLAFLSAYSIGMYFAGHVGDRIDLRLFLVFGMTCSGILTIFFGLGYWFDVHVLGYFMAVQVLCGLVQSIGWPCVVAIVGNWFEKGKRGLIMGVWSSHTSVGNIIGSVVASGVLEFGWGWSFVVPGVLVILAGIVVFLFLPVCPEDLGFESPVKEIQMNVEVNGVENLEGKVESEEAGLLGTEYADADADTGSLAAIGFLEAWRLPGVAPFAFCLFFLKLVSYTFLYWLPFYIRHTAVAGVHLSHKTAGNLSAIFDIGGVLGGILAGLIADMIEAQAVTSIVFLLLSIPALVLYRLYGSLSMVTNILLMFLSGLLVNGPYSLITTAVAADLGTQTTIIGNSRALATVTAIIDGTGSVGAALGPLLAGYISTTGWNNVFIMLILAIFCATLFLIRIARTEIKGKLNEGNGICIAA, from the exons ATGCaatccaaaaccctaaccctagctccagctctcaatttttttccaaatctcAAACCTCCACACAAAACCCTAGCTTTCCATCAAATTTCAGTCCTAATCATCACCTTCCTCGCTTATGCTTCCTTCCATGCCTCCAGAAAGCCCCCAAGCATTGTCAAGAGCGTGCTTGGGCCGGCATTTCAGGCCAATTCAAGCTCCGTCGACACGGGGTGGGCTCCCTTTGATGGTCCCCGGGGCACTCACCGGCTAGGAGAGCTTGATCTTGCGTTTCTTTCCGCGTATTCGATTGGAATGTACTTTGCAGGACATGTCGGTGATCGGATTGATTTGAGGCTGTTTCTTGTATTTGGGATGACGTGTAGTGgcattttaacaatatttttcggGTTAGGATATTGGTTTGATGTTCATGTATTGGGGTACTTTATGGCGGTTCAAGTTCTTTGTGGATTGGTTCAGTCGATTGGGTGGCCTTGTGTGGTGGCTATTGTGGGAAACTGGTTTGAGAAAGGGAAGAGGGGGTTGATCATGGGGGTGTGGAGCTCACATACCTCGGTTGGAAACATCATTGGGTCGGTTGTGGCATCAGGGGTTTTGGAATTCGGATGGGGTTGGTCCTTTGTGGTGCCCGGGGTTTTGGTGATTTTGGCTGGGATTGTGGTGTTTCTGTTTCTTCCCGTGTGTCCAGAAGACTTGGGGTTTGAGTCTCCAGTGAAGGAGATTCAGATGAATGTGGAAGTTAATGGCGTGGAGAATTTGGAGGGGAAAGTAGAATCAGAGGAAGCAGGGCTTCTTGGAACAGAGTATGCAGATGCAGATGCAGACACAGGTTCTTTGGCTGCAATTGGGTTTCTGGAGGCATGGAGGTTACCGGGTGTGGCGCCATTTGCTTTCTGCCTCTTCTTTTTGAAGCTTGTGTCTTACACTTTTCTGTACTGGTTGCCCTTTTACATAAGGCACACAG CTGTTGCCGGCGTGCATTTGTCACACAAAACTGCCGGGAACCTTTCAGCCATATTCGATATTGGAGGTGTCCTTGGCGGAATTTTAGCAGGATTAATAGCTGATATGATAGAAGCTCAAGCTGTAACCTCAATCGTGTTTTTGTTACTTTCCATTCCAGCCCTTGTTCTCTACCGGCTTTATGGCAGCCTATCGATGGTCACCAACATTCTTTTGATGTTTCTTTCTGGATTGCTGGTGAATGGCCCGTATTCACTCATCACAACAGCGGTTGCAGCTGATCTTGGTACGCAAACCACGATCATAGGAAATTCCAGAGCATTAGCTACTGTGACGGCAATCATAGACGGAACAGGCTCGGTTGGGGCAGCTCTTGGCCCGCTTTTGGCCGGGTATATCTCCACGACGGGGTGGAACAACGTGTTTATTATGCTAATTCTTGCTATTTTCTGTGCAACTTTGTTTTTGATTCGGATTGCGAGAACCGAGATTAAAGGGAAATTGAATGAGGGAAATGGTATTTGTATAGCGGCATAG
- the LOC137719823 gene encoding mediator of RNA polymerase II transcription subunit 16-like, whose amino-acid sequence MHSVAVLQVKVLFLILMDLCRRTASLAHSLPVSQVGSSNIQVRLHYIDGNYTVLPEVVEASLGPHMQNMPRPRGADAAGLLLRELELHPPAEEWHRRNMYGGPWSDSDDMDPQDDTPKLCNSSDPPDSGSLESCDVYYGAHGLWPRKRRMSERDAAFGLNTSVGLGAYLGIMGSRRDVVTAVWKTGLEGVWYKCIRCLRQTSAFASSGATTPANQTGRETWWISRWAYCCPMCGGTWVRVV is encoded by the exons ATGCACTCTGTTGCTGTCCTGCAGGTGAAAGTCCTTTTCCTCATCCTTATGGATCTTTGCCGGCGAACAGCAAGCCTGGCACATTCATTGCCAGTTTCTCAGGTGGGAAGCAGCAACATTCAGGTTCGGCTGCATTATATCGATGGCAATTATACTGTACTTCCGGAGGTTGTTGAAGCATCCCTTGGCCCTCATATGCAG AATATGCCCCGGCCTAGAGGTGCAGATGCTGCTGGTCTATTACTCCGAGAGTTAGAACTCCACCCTCCAGCCGAAGAGTGGCATAGGCGCAATATGTATGGTGGGCCTTGGTCTGATTCAGATGATATGGATCCTCAAGATGATACCCCCAAGCTATGTAATTCTTCAGACCCACCTGATTCCGGATCTTTGGAAAGTTGTGATGTTTATTATGGAGCCCATGGCCTGTGGCCAAGGAAGCGCAGGATGTCTGAAAGAGATGCAGCTTTTGGCCTAAACACTTCAGTGGGTCTGGGGGCATATCTTGGTATAATGGGATCACGGAGAGATGTTGTTACTGCCGTATGGAAGACTGGTCTAGAAGGGGTTTGGTACAAG TGCATAAGATGTTTGCGGCAGACTTCAGCTTTTGCTTCCTCAGGTGCTACTACTCCAGCGAATCAAACTGGGCGGGAGACTTGGTGGATCAGCCGCTGGGCTTATTGCTGTCCTATGTGTGGCGGAACATGGGTTCGAGTTGTATAG
- the LOC137714760 gene encoding probable protein phosphatase 2C 27, with amino-acid sequence MCLIDAEQLGQEMGNMENNNNIDSNDNDIEQWSLQVDRTEENLDRETPAVVSSSTQNMLNSFQLESIGEDTVVADRKQSLFNFVPALRSGEWSDIGGRTHMEDTHLCIGDLAKKFGYNPLSEEAISFYGVFDGHGGKDAAHFVRDNLPRVIVEDADFPLELEKVITRSFMETDAAFAKKCSHEASLASGTTALTAMIFGRSLLVANAGDCRAVLSRCGVAIEMSKDHRPCCTKERMRIESLGGYIDDGYLNGQLGVTRALGNWHLEGMKDAGERGGPLSAIPELKLTTLGKDDEFLIIGTDGIWDVFTSQNAVDFARRRLQEHNDVKLCCKQIVEEAIKRGATDNLTLVMVSFHLEPPPHVAVERPRFRRSISAEGLQNLKFFLDG; translated from the exons ATGTGCCTGATAGACGCAGAACAGCTCGGTCAAGAAATGGGCAACATGGAGAATAACAATAACATCGATTCCAACGACAATGACATCGAGCAGTGGTCTCTGCAAGTCGACCGGACGGAGGAGAATTTGGACCGGGAAACTCCTGCTGTGGTGAGCTCAAGTACCCAGAATATGCTCAATTCGTTTCAA CTTGAAAGCATAGGTGAGGATACAGTGGTTGCAGACAGAAAGCAGAGCCTGTTCAACTTTGTTCCTGCCCTTAGGTCAGGAGAGTGGTCTGATATTGGGGGTCGAACCCATATGGAGGATACTCATTTATGCATTGGTGACTTAGCTAAGAAGTTTGGTTATAATCCACTCAGCGAGGAAGCTATCTCTTTCTATGGT GTGTTTGATGGTCACGGAGGAAAGGATGCAGCACACTTTGTTCGTGACAATTTACCAAGAGTCATTGTTGAGGATGCTGACTTTCCTTTAGAACTTGAAAAGGTGATAACAAGGTCATTTATGGAGACAGATGCTGCGTTTGCAAAGAAGTGTTCTCATGAGGCTTCCCTTGCTTCTGGCACAACTGCACTCACTGCAATGATATTTGGGAG GTCCTTGCTTGTAGCAAATGCCGGAGATTGCCGGGCTGTATTATCACGATGTGGAGTGGCTATAGAAATGTCAAAGGATCATAGGCCCTGTTGCACAAAAGAAAGAATGCGTATTGAGTCATTGGGTGGATATATTGATGATGGTTATCTAAATGGTCAGTTAGGTGTAACCCGTGCATTAGGTAATTGGCATCTTGAAGGAATGAAGGACGCGGGTGAAAGGGGCGGACCCTTGAGCGCTATACCAGAACTTAAACTGACGACACTGGGCAAAGACGATGAGTTTTTGATCATTGGCACTGATGGGATATGGGATGTGTTCACCAGCCAAAATGCTGTTGATTTCGCTCGAAGGAGACTGCAAGAGCACAATGATGTGAAGTTGTGCTGCAAGCAAATAGTAGAGGAGGCAATAAAGCGGGGAGCAACGGACAATTTGACGCTTGTTATGGTGAGTTTCCACTTGGAGCCACCCCCACATGTGGCGGTAGAGAGACCTAGATTCAGACGAAGCATTTCTGCCGAGGGACTTCAGAATCTCAAATTCTTCTTAGATGGATAG